From a single Streptomyces sp. NBC_00377 genomic region:
- a CDS encoding NTP pyrophosphohydrolase — MDDIPALLVIVDAANVVGSVPDGWWRDRRGAAERLRDLLAVDGLRGHEGPEEIVLVVEGSARGVESVPGVRVEAAPGSGDDRIVELVTGSAERPRLVVTADRELRRRVTALGADVTGPRSVRD, encoded by the coding sequence ATGGACGACATCCCCGCGCTGCTCGTGATCGTCGACGCCGCGAACGTCGTCGGGTCGGTGCCCGACGGCTGGTGGCGGGACCGCCGCGGCGCCGCCGAACGACTGCGTGACCTGCTGGCCGTGGACGGCCTGCGCGGGCACGAGGGGCCCGAGGAGATCGTCCTCGTGGTGGAGGGCTCGGCCCGCGGGGTGGAGTCGGTGCCGGGCGTGCGGGTGGAGGCGGCGCCGGGCAGCGGGGACGACCGTATCGTCGAGCTCGTCACCGGGTCGGCGGAGCGGCCCCGCCTGGTCGTCACGGCCGACCGGGAGCTGCGCCGCCGGGTGACCGCGCTGGGCGCGGACGTCACGGGCCCGCGCTCCGTAAGGGACTGA